A genome region from Deinococcus seoulensis includes the following:
- the hutI gene encoding imidazolonepropionase, with protein sequence MTQTLFTNISQLVTPAPGVQRGAAMRDLTVIPDAAILVSGGVIRWVGPRAEAPGTAQEHDLGGVAVVPGLTDPHTHAVWAGDRLADFEARVQGVPYEEILARGGGIRSSMRATGAASVDELVALARPRLEALRSSGATTVEVKSGYGMDFDAELRMLQAIRALQAEFQLVPTLLIHVPPTEGRAEYVQAVCHDLIPTVARDGMATAVDVFTEREAFTVDETRAILQAAKTHGLQTKLHADQFHAIGGTELACELGALSVDHLEASGPAQIAALAASNTVATILPGVTLHLGLPAAPGRALIDAGAAVAVGTDLNPGSSPVFSTQLALALAVRLCRLTPAEALTSSTVNAAAALGLSDRGALAPGQRADFLALHSPDWRDLPYTLGANPIRNVFVGGTRL encoded by the coding sequence GTGACCCAAACCCTGTTCACGAACATCAGCCAGCTCGTGACGCCTGCCCCTGGTGTGCAGCGCGGCGCGGCCATGCGCGACCTGACCGTGATTCCCGATGCGGCAATACTGGTGTCGGGCGGCGTGATCCGCTGGGTCGGCCCACGCGCCGAGGCTCCCGGCACCGCGCAGGAGCATGACCTGGGCGGTGTGGCCGTCGTGCCCGGCCTGACCGACCCGCACACACACGCCGTGTGGGCCGGGGATCGCCTCGCGGACTTCGAGGCTCGCGTGCAGGGCGTCCCGTACGAGGAGATTCTGGCGCGCGGCGGCGGCATCCGCTCCTCCATGCGGGCGACAGGGGCGGCCAGTGTAGACGAACTCGTGGCCCTCGCCCGGCCCCGACTGGAGGCGCTGCGTTCATCCGGCGCGACGACGGTGGAGGTCAAGAGCGGGTACGGAATGGACTTCGACGCCGAACTGCGGATGCTCCAGGCTATCCGCGCCCTCCAGGCGGAATTTCAGCTCGTGCCGACCCTGCTGATTCACGTGCCGCCCACCGAGGGCCGCGCGGAGTACGTGCAGGCTGTCTGCCACGACCTCATCCCTACTGTTGCGCGCGACGGGATGGCGACGGCGGTGGACGTCTTCACCGAGCGCGAGGCGTTCACGGTGGACGAAACCCGCGCGATCCTTCAGGCTGCGAAAACACATGGCCTTCAGACGAAGCTGCACGCCGATCAGTTCCACGCCATCGGCGGCACGGAACTCGCGTGCGAACTGGGTGCCCTGAGCGTGGATCACCTGGAAGCGAGCGGCCCCGCACAGATCGCCGCGCTGGCCGCGTCGAACACCGTGGCGACCATCCTGCCCGGCGTGACCCTGCACCTGGGTCTGCCTGCCGCGCCGGGCCGCGCCCTGATCGACGCGGGCGCGGCGGTCGCCGTGGGCACCGACCTGAACCCCGGCTCGTCCCCCGTGTTCAGCACGCAACTCGCGCTGGCGCTGGCAGTGCGTCTGTGCCGCCTCACGCCCGCCGAGGCGCTGACCTCCAGCACCGTGAACGCCGCCGCCGCCCTGGGCCTGAGCGACCGGGGAGCTCTCGCGCCCGGCCAGCGCGCCGACTTCCTTGCCCTGCACAGCCCCGACTGGCGCGACCTGCCCTACACCCTCGGCGCGAACCCCATCCGGAACGTGTTCGTCGGCGGCACGCGGCTCTGA